From the Quercus lobata isolate SW786 chromosome 6, ValleyOak3.0 Primary Assembly, whole genome shotgun sequence genome, one window contains:
- the LOC115949634 gene encoding uncharacterized protein LOC115949634: MDFRIGSIFYLFVLSSLLCPQSRAEDTASVFFIDSSTRQFLRTPSSNDVVQPDSMLPSEVGAAVSVLLGFSPPLTLSAAGSSKLNEVLKPNPFDRPRAVFILEVQGTDPKLVVNSNNAMFSSASERKVSFGLEKAADIQLPDENKVSVFSLDEFLADYTDKEIGEFASWMDGSYIADSLEPLNGDLTIPLADGANMNLHMSKKADRDFIVSLLSLIRNFRRAVELHEDLAQSTRSPAELITGCFNGFKALSEQYGSDGVSKHGVDLLVATLSKIFDSFQEAYKGQIVGVIFFRGTPPTESGKLLNVMYTSQPSARWLVETEGSHSEFDPQVVLVRWTLAWLTGIILLISTFIGVYFLLNMPITKDTLLYSNVKLD, from the exons ATGGATTTTCGCATTGGCAGCATTTTCTACCTGTTCGTCTTATCCTCTCTTCTCTGCCCGCAATCTAGG GCTGAAGATACTGCTTCCGTTTTCTTCATCGATAGCTCAACTCGCCAATTTCTTCGCACTCCATCATCTAACGATGTCGTTCAG CCTGATTCAATGTTGCCCTCAGAAGTTGGAGCTGCAGTATCAGTCTTACTTGGTTTTTCACCACCCTTGACACTTTCAGCTGCTGGTTCATCTAAG TTGAATGAGGTTCTCAAGCCTAATCCATTTGATAGGCCTCGTGCGGTTTTTATCCTGGAAGTCCAAGGAACAG ATCCTAAGCTAGTGGTCAACTCAAATAATGCCATGTTCAGCAGTGCGTCTGAGAGAAAGGTTAGTTTTGGTTTGGAGAAAGCTGCTGACATTCAACTTCCAG ATGAAAACAAAGTCTCCGTGTTTTCCCTGGATGAATTTTTGGCAGATTATACTGACAAGGAAATTGGTGAATTT GCATCTTGGATGGATGGTTCTTATATTGCCGATTCCCTGGAGCCATTAAATGGGGATTTAACTATCCCCTTGGCAGATGGTGCCAACATGAATCTCCATATGTCAAAG AAAGCAGATAGGGATTTTATTGTAAGTCTTCTGTCTCTGATTCGCAATTTTAGAAGGGCAGTAGAGTTGCATGAAGATTTGGCACAAAGTACACGAAGTCCAGCTGAGTTGATAACAGGCTGTTTTAATGGCTTTAAG GCTTTGTCAGAGCAATATGGATCTGATGGTGTTTCTAAGCATGGAGTGGATCTATTGGTAGCTACATTGTCCAAGATATTTGATTCATTCCAAGAAGCATACAAAG GTCAAATTGTTGGAGTCATCTTCTTTCGTGGGACACCTCCCACAGAGTCGGGCAAGCTGTTGAATGTGATGTATACTTCTCAGCCATCTGCACGCTGGTTGGTGGAAACAGAAGGCTCCCATAGTGAGTTTGATCCACAAGTGGTGTTGGTTAGGTGGACACTTGCCTGGCTCACCGGAATTATTCTTCTCATTTCAACCTTCATAGGG GTATACTTCCTTCTCAATATGCCCATCACAAAGGACACCCTTCTGTATTCTAATGTGAAGCTCGACTAA
- the LOC115950015 gene encoding zinc finger MYM-type protein 1-like, giving the protein MDALYCLPCYLFSKKPIGSPGSDAFISTGFNNWKKVKDGMNCPLIRHEGKEPNSPHKIAVKCCEDLKNYSRHIDKLIEKQTSKELENNRLRLKTSIECAQWLAFQACAFRGHDESLDSKNRGNFIELIKFTSTFNGKVASVVLENAPGNAKYTSPTIQKEILHILASNVRNAIREEIGDAKFCILVDEARDESKREQMAIILRFVDKEGFIKELFFHVVHVRDTTALTLKKEICAVLSRYNLHIENIRGQGYDGASNMRGEWNGLQALFLKDCPYAYYVHCMAHSKRNDELQHAQAEQVENMIASNEIKTGRGANQIGTLQRAGDTRWGSHFQSICSLIKMFDATCKVINTISEEGANYKQRGDAEGAYQVLTSFEFILILHLMKEIMGITNVLCQALQQHSQDLLNVMHLVSTTKSLIQKLRDDGWEPLLASVISFCEQHEIDIPDMNARYTKGRGRYRRQDDDLTMEHHFRMGIFTVAIDFQLQELKSRFCELTTELVILSSVLNPKDAFRLFKIVDICNLVKKYYPQDFTEHEQELLES; this is encoded by the exons ATGGATGCGTTATATTGTCTACCTTGCTACCTTTTTAGTAAGAAACCAATAGGTAGTCCCGGATCAGATGCATTCATTTCAACAGGttttaataattggaaaaaGGTGAAAGATGGAATGAATTGTCCTTTAATTCGTCATGAAGGGAAAGAACCAAACTCCCCACATAAAATTGCTGTGAAATGTTGTGAGGATTTAAAGAATTATTCACGACATATTGACAAGCtaattgagaaacaaacatCAAAAGAATTAGAGAATAATCGGTTGCGGCTCAAAACCTCAATAGAGTGTGCTCAATGGCTAGCATTCCAAGCTTGTGCTTTTAGAGGTCATGATGAAAGCCTTGATTCAAAAAATAGaggtaattttattgaattgataAAATTCACATCAACTTTCAATGGCAAAGTAGCTAGTGTTGTCTTGGAAAATGCTCCAGGAAATGCCAAATATACATCACCCACAATTCAAAAGGAGATTTTGCATATTCTTGCTAGTAATGTGCGAAATGCTATTCGTGAAGAAATTGGGGATGCAAAATTCTGCATTCTTGTTGATGAAGCCCGGGATGAGTCGAAGAGAGAGCAAATGGCCATCATTTTGAGGTTTGTTGATAAAGAAGGTTTCATTAAAGAGCTTTTCTTTCATGTTGTGCATGTTAGAGACACTACTGCATTGACTTTAAAGAAAGAGATATGTGCTGTCCTTTCTCGTTACAACCTCCACATTGAAAATATTCGAGGTCAAGGATATGATGGGGCTAGTAACATGCGTGGTGAATGGAATGGATTACAAGCTCTTTTTCTTAAAGATTGCCCATATGCTTATTATGTACATTGTATGGCTCATAG TAAGCGTAATGATGAATTGCAACATGCTCAAGCAGAACAAGTTGAGAATATGATTGCTTCTAATGAAATTAAGACTGGAAGAGGTGCAAACCAGATTGGTACTTTGCAACGAGCTGGAGATACTAGGTGGGGATctcattttcaatctatttgtagtttgATTAAAATGTTTGATGCTACTTGCAAAGTTATCAACACTATCTCTGAGGAAGGGGCTAACTATAAACAACGCGGTGATGCCGAGGGAGCTTATCAGGTATTAAcatcatttgaatttattttaatcttgcaTTTGATGAAAGAGATAATGGGAATTACTAATGTTctttgtcaagctttgcaaCAACATTCTCAAGACCTtttaaatgtcatgcatttagtTTCAACTACAAAATCACTTATTCAAAAGTTGAGAGATGATGGATGGGAGCCTTTACTTGCTAGTGTTATATCATTTTGTGAGCAACATGAAATTGATATTCCTGATATGAATGCTCGTTACACTAAAGGTCGAGGTAGATATCGTCGTCAAGATGACGATTTAACAATGGAACATCATTTTAGAATGGGCATATTTACAGTTGCAATAGACTTTCAATTGCAAGAATTGAAAAGTAGATTTTGTGAGCTAACAACGGAACTTGTCATTCTTAGTTCAGTTTTAAATCCCAAGGATGCTTTTAGATTATTCAAAATTGTTGATATATGCAATTTGGTTAAGAAATATTATCCTCAAGATTTCACTGAACATGAACAAGAACTTTTGGAGTCTTAA
- the LOC115994882 gene encoding protein disulfide isomerase pTAC5, chloroplastic isoform X2, translated as MSSSLTLLSLNPPFHHKHKPHSTLLLFPIPKLPSLSLFKSHICHSSSEEIRWLREEQRWLREEQRWLREEQRWARERDSLLREISDLKLKIQALEGASSVLEALGLMLQGLKEKGLIAETGLEEKKKKKKKEVIRVSEKQTLRKGSEGAEVQAMQEALQKMGFYSGEEDMEYSSFSSGTERAVKTWQASLGAPEDGIMTAELLERLYVEQQIIGAGSNVDADQKGSTLTVSPKEGANGAPVASITDISEVKQTVVNEESVTEVEVSQHRVFLLGENRWEEPSRLVGRNKPVSNSKTKDTTTKCLTCRGEGRLMCTVVMKSTSP; from the exons atgtcttcctctctcactctcctCTCTCTAAACCCTCCTTTTcaccacaaacacaaaccccaCTCCACTCTCCTCCTATTCCCAATCCCCAAACTACCCTCACTCTCCCTCTTCAAGTCCCACATTTGCCACTCCTCCAGTGAAGAAATCCGATGGCTTCGCGAGGAACAGCGGTGGCTACGCGAAGAGCAACGCTGGCTCCGTGAGGAACAACGCTGGGCTCGCGAGCGGGACTCACTCCTCCGCGAAATCTCTGACCTCAAGCTCAAAATACAAGCCCTAGAAGGAGCGTCATCGGTGTTAGAAGCCCTAGGATTAATGTTGCAGGGTTTGAAGGAGAAAGGCCTCATTGCAGAGACCGGgttggaggagaagaagaagaagaagaagaaggaggtgaTTAGGGTTTCGGAGAAGCAGACTCTGCGGAAAGGATCGGAAGGCGCCGAGGTTCAAGCGATGCAG GAGGCATTGCAAAAAATGGGATTTTACTCAGGAGAGGAAGACATGGAATATTCAAGTTTCTCAAGTGGGACCGAGCGTGCTGTAAAGACTTGGCAA GCCTCACTAGGTGCCCCTGAAGATGGGATAATGACTGCAGAGCTGCTTGAAAGATTATATGTGGAGCAACAAATTATTGGTGCTGGTTCAAATGTAGATGCAGATCAGAAGGGGAGCACCTTGACTGTTTCGCCAAAG GAAGGTGCAAATGGAGCTCCAGTTGCTTCTATAACGGATATTTCAGAAGTTAAGCAGACAGTTGTGAATGAAGAAAGTGTTACAGAAGTGGAGGTATCCCAACATCGAGTTTTTCTCCTAGGAGAGAACCGATGGGAAGAACCCTCCAGACTTGTAGGCAGGAACAAACCAGTTAGTAATAGCAAGACGAAAGATACCACAACAAAGTGCCTTACATGTCGTGGAGAGGGCCGCTTAATGTGCACAG TTGTTATGAAGAGTACTAGCCCATGA
- the LOC115994882 gene encoding protein disulfide isomerase pTAC5, chloroplastic isoform X1, whose protein sequence is MSSSLTLLSLNPPFHHKHKPHSTLLLFPIPKLPSLSLFKSHICHSSSEEIRWLREEQRWLREEQRWLREEQRWARERDSLLREISDLKLKIQALEGASSVLEALGLMLQGLKEKGLIAETGLEEKKKKKKKEVIRVSEKQTLRKGSEGAEVQAMQEALQKMGFYSGEEDMEYSSFSSGTERAVKTWQASLGAPEDGIMTAELLERLYVEQQIIGAGSNVDADQKGSTLTVSPKEGANGAPVASITDISEVKQTVVNEESVTEVEVSQHRVFLLGENRWEEPSRLVGRNKPVSNSKTKDTTTKCLTCRGEGRLMCTECDGTGEPNIEPQFMEWVEEGTKCPYCEGLGYTVCDVCGGKQRVKT, encoded by the exons atgtcttcctctctcactctcctCTCTCTAAACCCTCCTTTTcaccacaaacacaaaccccaCTCCACTCTCCTCCTATTCCCAATCCCCAAACTACCCTCACTCTCCCTCTTCAAGTCCCACATTTGCCACTCCTCCAGTGAAGAAATCCGATGGCTTCGCGAGGAACAGCGGTGGCTACGCGAAGAGCAACGCTGGCTCCGTGAGGAACAACGCTGGGCTCGCGAGCGGGACTCACTCCTCCGCGAAATCTCTGACCTCAAGCTCAAAATACAAGCCCTAGAAGGAGCGTCATCGGTGTTAGAAGCCCTAGGATTAATGTTGCAGGGTTTGAAGGAGAAAGGCCTCATTGCAGAGACCGGgttggaggagaagaagaagaagaagaagaaggaggtgaTTAGGGTTTCGGAGAAGCAGACTCTGCGGAAAGGATCGGAAGGCGCCGAGGTTCAAGCGATGCAG GAGGCATTGCAAAAAATGGGATTTTACTCAGGAGAGGAAGACATGGAATATTCAAGTTTCTCAAGTGGGACCGAGCGTGCTGTAAAGACTTGGCAA GCCTCACTAGGTGCCCCTGAAGATGGGATAATGACTGCAGAGCTGCTTGAAAGATTATATGTGGAGCAACAAATTATTGGTGCTGGTTCAAATGTAGATGCAGATCAGAAGGGGAGCACCTTGACTGTTTCGCCAAAG GAAGGTGCAAATGGAGCTCCAGTTGCTTCTATAACGGATATTTCAGAAGTTAAGCAGACAGTTGTGAATGAAGAAAGTGTTACAGAAGTGGAGGTATCCCAACATCGAGTTTTTCTCCTAGGAGAGAACCGATGGGAAGAACCCTCCAGACTTGTAGGCAGGAACAAACCAGTTAGTAATAGCAAGACGAAAGATACCACAACAAAGTGCCTTACATGTCGTGGAGAGGGCCGCTTAATGTGCACAG AATGTGATGGAACGGGCGAGCCAAACATTGAGCCACAG TTTATGGAATGGGTAGAGGAGGGAACAAAGTGTCCATATTGCGAGGGCCTTGGTTATACCGTTTGCGACGTATGCGGAGGCAAACAACGAGTTAAGACatga